A single window of Pseudomonas benzenivorans DNA harbors:
- a CDS encoding response regulator: MEQESWQILIVEDDQRLAELTREYLEGNGLTVAIEADGARAAARILKEQPDLVILDLMLPGEDGLAICRKVRTGYPGPILMLTARTDDMDQVLGLEMGADDYVCKPVRPRVLLARVRALLRRHEGSASSAAHEPRRLEFGPLVVDSAMREAWLGEQSIELTSAEFDLLWLLTANAGRILSREEIFTALRGIEYDGQDRSIDVRISRIRPKIGDDPMHPRLIKTVRSKGYLFVAEAAEALQ, from the coding sequence GTGGAGCAAGAGTCGTGGCAAATCCTGATCGTCGAGGACGATCAGCGTCTGGCCGAGCTGACCCGTGAGTACCTGGAGGGCAACGGTCTGACGGTGGCCATCGAGGCCGATGGCGCGCGGGCGGCCGCGCGCATTCTCAAGGAGCAGCCGGATCTGGTGATCCTCGACCTGATGTTGCCCGGCGAAGACGGCCTGGCGATCTGCCGCAAGGTGCGCACCGGTTACCCGGGGCCGATCCTGATGCTCACCGCGCGCACCGACGACATGGACCAGGTGCTCGGCCTGGAAATGGGCGCCGACGACTACGTGTGCAAGCCGGTGCGGCCGCGGGTGCTGCTGGCCCGCGTGCGCGCCCTGCTGCGGCGCCATGAAGGCAGCGCGTCGAGCGCGGCGCATGAGCCGCGGCGCCTGGAGTTCGGTCCGCTGGTGGTCGACAGCGCGATGCGCGAGGCCTGGCTGGGCGAGCAGAGCATCGAGCTGACCAGCGCCGAGTTCGACCTGCTCTGGCTGCTCACCGCCAACGCCGGGCGGATCCTCTCGCGCGAGGAGATCTTCACCGCCCTGCGCGGCATCGAGTACGACGGCCAGGACCGCTCCATCGACGTGCGCATCTCGCGCATCCGCCCGAAGATCGGCGACGACCCGATGCATCCGCGTCTGATCAAGACCGTGCGCAGCAAGGGCTACCTGTTCGTTGCCGAGGCCGCCGAAGCGCTGCAATGA
- a CDS encoding ATP-binding protein — protein MNSIFLRIYAGMLAVLVLVALLGVGTLQLVNQVRADQYRERLASGTFRLMADNLAPMADVERRRATAVWARLLGIPLDIQALDEVDLDSGARKRLLKGQVLVHQTGPHAAQIYSLVGEQEQLLLSGEVQQISEQLARATVFLLIDELVRFPEVEQPQRLAELKAAKQFGFDLRLVHLEQANLDADQRRRVDEGDTVMALGKGGDSIHVFSGIVDTDWVLEIGPLYQMDPYPPQLLVLIGAIGLSLIGLMVYLLVRPLEQRLRSLEGAATQLASGRLDARVRAHGSDAVARLANAFNAMAEHLQRSLSTQRELVRAVSHELRTPVARLRFGLEMIGDADSEAARRKYMEGMDSDIQDLDKLVDEMLTYARLEQGAPALKFQAVDLGALIDQVIDELAPLRANVRVERGTLVEAPDGGGAWVEGEPRYLHRALQNLVSNAMRHAESRVRLSVQIGHRRCRLDVEDDGPGVPEEAWERLFTPFLRLDDSRTRASGGHGLGLSIVRRIIYWHAGRAQISNSEALGGARFSLIWPRRQDAE, from the coding sequence ATGAATTCCATATTCCTGCGCATCTACGCCGGCATGCTGGCGGTGCTGGTGCTGGTCGCGCTGCTCGGTGTCGGCACCCTGCAGCTGGTCAATCAGGTGCGCGCCGATCAGTACCGTGAGCGCCTGGCCAGTGGCACCTTCCGCCTGATGGCCGACAACCTGGCGCCCATGGCCGACGTCGAGCGGCGCCGCGCCACAGCCGTGTGGGCGCGCCTGCTGGGCATTCCCCTGGACATCCAGGCGCTGGATGAGGTCGACCTCGACAGCGGCGCGCGCAAGCGCCTGCTGAAGGGGCAGGTGCTGGTGCACCAGACCGGTCCCCATGCGGCGCAGATCTACAGCCTGGTCGGCGAGCAGGAGCAGCTGCTGCTCAGCGGCGAGGTGCAACAGATCAGCGAGCAGCTGGCGCGCGCCACCGTGTTCCTGCTGATCGACGAGCTGGTGCGCTTTCCCGAGGTCGAGCAGCCGCAGCGCCTGGCCGAGCTGAAGGCGGCCAAGCAGTTCGGCTTCGACCTGCGCCTGGTGCACCTGGAGCAGGCCAATCTGGATGCCGACCAGCGCCGCCGGGTCGACGAAGGCGACACGGTGATGGCCCTGGGCAAGGGCGGCGACAGCATCCATGTGTTCTCCGGCATCGTCGACACCGACTGGGTGCTGGAGATCGGCCCGCTGTACCAGATGGACCCGTACCCACCGCAGTTGCTGGTGCTGATCGGCGCCATCGGCCTGAGCCTGATCGGCCTGATGGTCTACCTGCTGGTGCGGCCGCTGGAGCAGCGCCTGCGCTCGCTGGAGGGCGCCGCCACTCAGCTGGCCAGCGGTCGCCTGGACGCGCGGGTGAGGGCTCACGGCAGCGATGCGGTGGCGCGTCTGGCGAATGCCTTCAATGCCATGGCCGAGCACTTGCAGCGCTCGCTGAGTACCCAGCGTGAGCTGGTGCGCGCGGTGTCCCACGAGCTGCGCACGCCGGTGGCGCGGCTGCGCTTCGGCCTGGAGATGATCGGCGATGCCGACAGCGAGGCGGCGCGGCGCAAGTACATGGAGGGCATGGACAGCGATATCCAGGACCTCGACAAGCTGGTCGACGAGATGCTCACCTATGCGCGCCTGGAGCAGGGCGCGCCGGCGCTGAAGTTCCAGGCGGTCGACCTGGGCGCGCTGATCGATCAGGTGATCGACGAGCTGGCGCCCCTGCGCGCCAATGTGCGGGTCGAACGCGGGACGCTGGTGGAGGCGCCCGACGGCGGCGGTGCCTGGGTCGAGGGCGAGCCGCGCTACCTGCACCGCGCCCTGCAGAACCTGGTGAGCAATGCCATGCGCCATGCCGAGTCGCGGGTGCGCCTGAGCGTCCAGATCGGCCACCGGCGCTGTCGCCTGGATGTCGAGGACGACGGTCCCGGGGTTCCGGAGGAAGCCTGGGAGCGCCTGTTCACCCCCTTCCTGCGCCTGGACGACAGTCGCACCCGGGCCTCCGGTGGGCACGGCCTGGGCCTGTCGATCGTGCGGCGGATCATCTACTGGCACGCCGGTCGCGCGCAGATCAGCAACAGTGAGGCTTTGGGCGGGGCGCGCTTCAGCCTGATCTGGCCGCGCCGGCAGGACGCCGAGTAG
- a CDS encoding RluA family pseudouridine synthase, protein MPLSQIEILHQDAALLVINKPTLLLSVPGRAEDNRDCLVTRLQENGYPEARIVHRLDWETSGIIVLARDADSHRELSRQFHDRETEKAYTALCWGQPELDSGSIDLPLRYDPPTKPRHVVDHELGKHALTFWRVLERCGDHCRVELTPITGRSHQLRVHMLSIGHPLLGDRLYAHEQALAAHERLCLHASMLSLTHPQSGERLRFDCPAPF, encoded by the coding sequence ATGCCCCTCAGCCAGATTGAAATCCTCCATCAGGACGCCGCCCTGCTGGTGATCAACAAGCCCACCCTGCTGCTCTCGGTACCCGGCCGCGCCGAAGACAACCGCGATTGCCTGGTCACTCGCCTGCAGGAAAACGGCTACCCGGAGGCACGCATCGTCCACCGCCTGGACTGGGAAACCTCGGGCATCATCGTCCTGGCCCGCGACGCCGACAGCCACCGCGAGCTGTCCCGTCAGTTCCACGACCGCGAGACCGAGAAGGCCTATACCGCGCTGTGCTGGGGCCAGCCCGAGCTGGACAGCGGCAGCATCGACCTGCCGCTGCGCTACGACCCGCCAACCAAGCCACGCCACGTGGTCGACCATGAACTGGGCAAGCACGCCCTGACCTTCTGGCGCGTGCTGGAGCGCTGTGGCGACCATTGCCGGGTCGAGCTGACGCCAATCACCGGCCGCTCGCACCAGCTGCGGGTGCACATGCTGTCGATCGGCCACCCGCTGCTCGGCGACCGCCTGTACGCCCACGAACAGGCCCTGGCGGCCCATGAGCGCCTGTGCCTGCACGCCAGCATGCTCAGCCTGACCCACCCGCAAAGCGGCGAACGCCTGCGCTTCGACTGCCCCGCGCCGTTCTAG
- the minE gene encoding cell division topological specificity factor MinE, translating to MNIFDFFRERKKETPASIAKERLQIIVAHERGQRSQPDYLPALQQELVEVIRKYVNIDSDQVQVALENQGSCSILELNITLPDR from the coding sequence ATGAATATTTTCGACTTCTTCCGCGAACGCAAAAAGGAAACCCCCGCCTCCATCGCGAAAGAGCGTCTGCAGATCATCGTGGCCCACGAGCGTGGCCAGCGCAGCCAGCCGGACTACCTGCCGGCCCTGCAGCAGGAGCTGGTCGAGGTGATTCGCAAGTACGTCAACATCGACTCGGACCAGGTCCAGGTCGCTTTGGAGAACCAGGGCAGCTGCTCGATCCTGGAACTCAACATCACCCTGCCGGATCGCTGA
- the minD gene encoding septum site-determining protein MinD — MAKILVVTSGKGGVGKTTTSAAIGTGLALRGHKTVIVDFDVGLRNLDLIMGCERRVVYDFVNVVNGEATLSQALIKDKRLENLYVLAASQTRDKDALTLEGVEKVINELSQNFEYVVCDSPAGIEKGAHLAMYFADEAIVVTNPEVSSVRDSDRMLGLLASKSRRAEKGEEPIREHLLLTRYNPERVTKGEMLGVEDVEEILAIRLLGVIPESQAVLKASNQGIPVILDDQSDAGQAYSDAVDRLLGKEVAHRFLDVQKKGLMQRLFGAR, encoded by the coding sequence TTGGCCAAGATCCTCGTAGTCACTTCCGGCAAGGGTGGCGTGGGTAAAACCACCACCAGCGCCGCCATCGGTACCGGCCTCGCCCTGCGCGGGCACAAGACTGTCATCGTCGATTTCGACGTCGGCCTGCGCAACCTCGACCTGATCATGGGCTGCGAGCGCCGCGTGGTGTACGACTTCGTCAACGTGGTCAACGGCGAAGCCACCCTGTCCCAGGCCCTGATCAAGGACAAGCGCCTCGAGAATCTCTACGTGCTGGCCGCCAGCCAGACCCGCGACAAGGATGCCCTGACCCTGGAAGGGGTGGAGAAGGTCATCAACGAGCTGTCGCAGAACTTCGAATACGTGGTCTGCGATTCGCCGGCCGGCATCGAGAAGGGCGCTCACCTGGCCATGTACTTCGCCGACGAGGCGATCGTCGTGACCAACCCGGAAGTTTCCTCGGTACGCGACTCCGACCGCATGCTCGGCCTGCTGGCGAGCAAATCGCGGCGCGCCGAAAAGGGCGAAGAGCCGATCAGGGAACACCTGCTGCTGACCCGCTACAACCCGGAGCGCGTGACCAAGGGCGAAATGCTCGGCGTGGAAGACGTCGAGGAGATCCTCGCCATTCGCCTGCTCGGCGTGATCCCCGAGTCGCAAGCGGTGCTCAAGGCCTCCAACCAGGGCATCCCGGTGATTCTCGACGACCAGAGCGACGCCGGCCAGGCGTACAGCGACGCCGTCGACCGCCTGCTCGGCAAGGAAGTGGCCCACCGCTTCCTCGACGTGCAGAAGAAAGGACTCATGCAACGCCTGTTCGGAGCCCGCTGA
- the minC gene encoding septum site-determining protein MinC, with protein MSQADLLDQDPVFQLKGSMLAITVLELAHNDLERLDQQLTEKVAQAPQFFSNTPLVLALDKLPEGEGNLDLAALMALCRRHGLRTLAVRASREDDIAAADALDLPVLPPSGARERLLEPAPKAPEKPAEPELKPSKIITSPVRGGQQVYAQGGDLIVLAPVSAGAELLADGNIHVYAPMRGRALAGIKGNSQARIFCQQMGAEMLSIAGHYKVAEDLRRDPLWGDAVHVSLSGDVLNITRL; from the coding sequence ATGAGCCAAGCCGATCTACTCGACCAAGACCCCGTGTTTCAGCTCAAGGGCAGCATGCTGGCCATCACCGTGCTGGAGCTGGCACACAACGACCTGGAGCGCCTCGATCAGCAGCTGACGGAGAAAGTCGCGCAGGCGCCGCAGTTCTTCAGCAACACCCCCCTGGTCCTGGCCCTGGACAAACTGCCGGAGGGCGAAGGCAACCTCGACCTGGCCGCGCTGATGGCCCTGTGCCGCCGCCACGGCCTGCGCACCCTGGCGGTACGCGCCAGCCGCGAAGACGACATTGCCGCCGCCGACGCCCTGGACCTGCCGGTGCTGCCGCCGTCCGGTGCGCGCGAGCGCCTGCTCGAGCCGGCCCCCAAAGCGCCGGAAAAGCCGGCCGAGCCCGAGCTCAAGCCCAGCAAGATCATCACCAGCCCGGTGCGCGGCGGCCAGCAGGTCTATGCCCAGGGCGGCGACCTGATCGTCCTGGCCCCGGTCAGCGCCGGCGCCGAGCTGCTCGCCGACGGCAACATCCACGTCTACGCCCCCATGCGCGGGCGCGCCCTGGCCGGCATCAAGGGCAACAGTCAGGCACGAATCTTCTGCCAACAAATGGGCGCCGAAATGCTGTCGATCGCCGGGCATTACAAGGTCGCCGAGGACCTGCGCCGCGACCCGTTATGGGGCGATGCGGTGCATGTCAGCCTGTCGGGTGACGTGTTGAACATCACCCGCCTTTAA
- a CDS encoding lipid A biosynthesis lauroyl acyltransferase encodes MDRPVFRGYFLHPRFWLLWLGLGLLWLVSLLPYRVLMRLGRWLGAVMYRLARSRRQIAARNLELCFAQLSAAERERLLRENFASTGMTFFEMAISWWWPPARLARLGTFEGLEHLQQAEADGQGVILMALHFTTLEMGGGLIGMRQNMYGMYRPHKNPLFDYVQRRGREQRLQGVIERDDVRGMLKLLRAGGVVWYAPDQDYGAQRSVFVPLFGVPAATVTATSKFARLGRARVIPFTQVRLADGSGYRVVVHPPLQDFPSDSEEADCLRINQWIEQAIGACPEQYLWAHRRFKTRPSGEPKLYKKRRV; translated from the coding sequence ATGGATCGTCCAGTGTTTCGGGGTTACTTCCTTCATCCGCGTTTCTGGCTGCTGTGGCTGGGGCTTGGCCTGTTGTGGCTGGTCTCGCTGCTGCCTTATCGGGTGCTGATGCGCCTGGGGCGCTGGCTGGGTGCGGTGATGTACCGGCTGGCGCGCTCGCGCCGGCAGATCGCCGCGCGCAATCTGGAGTTGTGCTTTGCGCAGCTGTCGGCCGCCGAGCGCGAGCGCCTGCTGCGGGAGAACTTCGCCTCGACCGGCATGACCTTCTTCGAGATGGCGATCAGCTGGTGGTGGCCGCCGGCGCGCTTGGCGCGGCTGGGTACTTTCGAGGGGCTGGAGCACCTGCAGCAGGCCGAGGCGGACGGCCAGGGGGTGATCCTGATGGCCCTGCATTTCACCACCCTGGAGATGGGTGGCGGCCTGATCGGCATGCGCCAGAACATGTACGGCATGTACCGGCCGCACAAGAACCCACTGTTCGACTACGTTCAGCGCCGCGGTCGCGAGCAGCGTCTGCAGGGGGTGATCGAGCGCGACGACGTGCGTGGCATGCTCAAGCTGCTCCGGGCTGGCGGCGTGGTCTGGTACGCGCCGGACCAGGACTATGGCGCGCAGCGCAGCGTCTTCGTGCCGTTGTTCGGCGTGCCGGCGGCCACGGTCACCGCCACCAGCAAGTTCGCCCGCCTGGGGCGGGCGCGGGTGATTCCCTTCACCCAGGTGCGTCTGGCCGATGGCTCGGGCTACCGGGTGGTGGTGCATCCGCCGCTGCAGGATTTCCCCAGCGACAGCGAGGAGGCCGACTGCCTGCGCATCAATCAGTGGATCGAGCAGGCGATCGGCGCCTGTCCCGAGCAGTACCTGTGGGCGCATCGGCGCTTCAAGACGCGGCCGAGCGGTGAGCCGAAGCTCTACAAGAAGCGCCGCGTCTAA
- a CDS encoding patatin-like phospholipase family protein: MTQCAPSGQPVTGLILSGGGARAAYQVGVLAAIADLLPNPEHNPFPVIVGTSAGAINAVSLACGALHFGEAIRRLTEVWQGFHTHQVYRSDWPGVLRQASRFIGHSLLGLGGRVPVALLDSSPLGELLKRELDFSGIAAAVRQRRLRAVAVTAFGYETGQAVTFYQGRATIDPWFRHRRVGVPTRLALQHLLASASIPLVFPPVRINREYFGDGAVRQSAPISPALHLGASRVLVIGVSGNPLGDDANSAVERPHDVKPPTLAQISGHLLNSTFIDSLEGDIELLERINQLSRLVPPDNRPPGLGLKPVEVLVISPSQQVDEIAARHRHELPATLRLFLRGPGATRASGAGVLSYLLFESGYCNELIELGYQDAMAQKVELNEFLNLSRPPVLQSLPTPA; encoded by the coding sequence ATGACGCAGTGTGCTCCATCCGGTCAGCCCGTGACCGGGCTGATCCTCTCCGGCGGTGGGGCGCGGGCCGCCTACCAGGTGGGTGTGTTGGCGGCGATCGCTGACCTGTTGCCCAATCCCGAACACAATCCTTTTCCGGTCATAGTCGGCACCTCCGCCGGGGCGATCAACGCGGTCAGCCTGGCCTGTGGCGCCTTGCATTTCGGCGAGGCGATCCGCCGCCTGACCGAGGTCTGGCAGGGCTTTCACACCCACCAGGTGTACCGCAGCGACTGGCCGGGGGTGTTGCGCCAGGCCAGCCGCTTTATCGGCCACAGCCTGCTGGGCCTGGGGGGGCGGGTGCCGGTGGCGCTGCTCGACAGCTCGCCGCTGGGCGAGTTGCTCAAGCGCGAGCTGGATTTCTCCGGGATAGCGGCGGCGGTCCGTCAGCGCCGCCTGCGCGCCGTGGCGGTGACCGCCTTTGGTTATGAAACCGGCCAGGCGGTGACCTTCTACCAGGGGCGCGCCACCATCGATCCCTGGTTCCGTCATCGCCGGGTCGGCGTGCCGACCCGGCTGGCCCTGCAACACCTGCTGGCCAGCGCCTCGATCCCGCTGGTGTTTCCGCCGGTGCGGATCAACCGCGAGTACTTCGGCGATGGCGCCGTGCGCCAGTCGGCGCCGATCAGCCCGGCGCTTCACCTGGGCGCCAGTCGCGTGCTGGTGATCGGGGTCAGCGGCAATCCCCTGGGCGATGACGCCAACAGTGCGGTGGAGCGGCCCCACGACGTCAAGCCGCCCACCCTGGCGCAGATCAGTGGCCACCTGCTCAACAGCACCTTCATCGACAGCCTGGAGGGCGACATCGAGTTGCTCGAGCGAATCAACCAGCTGAGCCGTCTGGTGCCGCCCGATAACCGGCCGCCCGGCTTGGGGTTGAAACCGGTCGAGGTGCTGGTGATCTCGCCGAGCCAGCAGGTGGACGAGATCGCCGCGCGCCACCGTCACGAGCTGCCCGCCACGCTGCGCCTGTTCCTGCGCGGGCCGGGGGCGACGAGGGCGAGTGGCGCCGGGGTGCTCAGCTACCTGCTGTTCGAATCCGGTTACTGCAACGAGCTGATCGAGCTGGGTTACCAGGATGCGATGGCGCAGAAGGTCGAACTCAACGAGTTTCTCAACCTGAGCCGCCCGCCGGTGCTGCAGTCGCTGCCGACCCCCGCCTAG
- a CDS encoding aspartate aminotransferase family protein gives MSVQHDPVQRADFDQVMVPNYAPAAFVPVRGEGSRVWDQSGRELIDFAGGIAVNALGHCHPALVEALTEQANTLWHISNVFTNEPALRLAKKLIDATFAERVFFCNSGAEANEAAFKLARRVAFDKFGEDKYEIIAATNSFHGRTLFTVSVGGQPKYSDGFGPKIQGITHVPYNDLDALKAAVSGKTCAVVLEPIQGEGGVLPADQAYLEGARKLCDEHNALLVFDEVQSGMGRSGSLFTYQHYGVTPDILSSAKSLGGGFPIGAMLTTSALAKHLAVGTHGTTYGGNPLACAVAEAVLDVVNTPQVLDGVKAKHARFKAKLQQVGEQYGVFSQVRGLGLLIGCVLSDAWKGKAKVILDAAAVEGLMVLQAGPDVVRFAPSLVVEDADIDEGLARFERAVARLTQEG, from the coding sequence ATGTCTGTTCAGCACGACCCGGTGCAGCGCGCCGATTTCGACCAGGTAATGGTGCCCAACTATGCTCCCGCCGCCTTCGTGCCGGTGCGCGGCGAAGGCTCGCGAGTCTGGGACCAGAGTGGTCGCGAGCTGATCGACTTCGCCGGCGGTATCGCCGTCAACGCCCTGGGCCATTGCCATCCGGCCCTGGTGGAGGCGCTGACCGAGCAGGCCAACACCCTGTGGCACATCTCCAATGTGTTCACCAACGAGCCGGCCCTGCGCCTGGCGAAGAAGCTGATCGACGCCACCTTCGCCGAGCGGGTGTTCTTCTGCAACTCCGGCGCCGAGGCCAACGAGGCCGCGTTCAAGCTGGCGCGCCGCGTTGCCTTCGACAAGTTCGGCGAGGACAAGTACGAGATCATCGCCGCCACCAACAGCTTTCACGGTCGCACCCTGTTCACCGTCAGCGTCGGCGGCCAGCCCAAGTACTCCGACGGCTTCGGGCCGAAGATCCAGGGCATCACGCACGTGCCGTACAACGACCTGGACGCGCTGAAGGCGGCGGTTTCCGGCAAGACCTGCGCCGTGGTGCTCGAGCCGATCCAGGGCGAGGGCGGAGTGCTGCCGGCCGATCAGGCCTATCTGGAAGGCGCGCGCAAACTGTGTGACGAGCACAACGCGCTGCTGGTGTTCGACGAAGTGCAGAGCGGCATGGGCCGCAGCGGCTCGCTGTTCACCTATCAGCACTACGGCGTGACCCCGGACATCCTCTCCAGCGCCAAGAGCCTGGGCGGCGGTTTCCCCATCGGCGCCATGCTTACCACCAGCGCGCTGGCCAAGCACCTGGCAGTCGGCACCCACGGCACCACATATGGCGGCAACCCGCTGGCCTGTGCGGTGGCCGAGGCGGTGCTCGATGTGGTCAACACCCCGCAGGTGCTCGACGGCGTCAAGGCCAAGCACGCGCGTTTCAAGGCCAAGCTGCAGCAGGTCGGCGAGCAGTACGGCGTGTTCAGCCAGGTGCGCGGCCTCGGCCTGCTGATCGGCTGCGTGCTCAGCGATGCCTGGAAGGGCAAGGCCAAGGTGATATTGGATGCCGCCGCAGTGGAAGGCCTGATGGTTCTGCAGGCCGGTCCGGACGTGGTGCGTTTCGCCCCGAGCCTGGTGGTCGAGGATGCCGATATCGACGAAGGCCTGGCGCGTTTCGAGCGCGCGGTGGCCAGGCTGACGCAAGAAGGCTGA
- the aruF gene encoding arginine/ornithine succinyltransferase subunit alpha, which produces MLVMRPAQMADLTEVQRLAADSPVGVTSLPDDAARLRDKIAASEASFAAEVSFNGEESYFFVLEDSDSGRLVGCSAIVASAGYSEPFYSFRNETFVHNSRELKIHNKIHVLSLCHDLTGNSLLTSFYVKRPLVGGVWSELNSRGRLLFVASHPERFADAMVVEIVGYSDDSGDSPFWDAVGRNFFDMNYTEAERLCGLKSRTFLAELMPSYPIYVPLLPDAAQEAMGQVHPRAQVTFDILMREGFETDHYIDIFDGGPTLHARTSGIRSIAQSRMVPVKVGEPGKDGRTYLVSNGQLQDFRAVVAELDWVPGKPVTLSVEAAEALGVGEGASVRLVAV; this is translated from the coding sequence ATGCTGGTGATGCGACCCGCGCAAATGGCCGACCTCACAGAAGTGCAGCGTCTCGCCGCGGACAGCCCGGTCGGTGTGACTTCCCTGCCGGACGATGCCGCGCGCCTGCGCGACAAGATCGCCGCCTCCGAGGCGTCGTTTGCCGCCGAGGTGAGCTTCAACGGCGAGGAAAGCTACTTCTTCGTGCTCGAGGACAGCGACAGCGGCCGGCTGGTCGGCTGTTCCGCGATAGTCGCCTCGGCGGGCTACTCCGAGCCGTTCTACAGCTTTCGCAACGAAACCTTCGTGCACAACTCCCGCGAGCTGAAGATTCACAACAAGATCCACGTGCTGTCGCTGTGCCATGACCTCACCGGCAACAGCCTGCTGACCAGTTTCTACGTCAAGCGGCCGCTGGTCGGTGGCGTCTGGTCGGAGTTGAATTCCCGTGGCCGTCTGCTGTTCGTCGCCAGCCACCCCGAGCGTTTCGCCGATGCGATGGTGGTGGAGATCGTCGGCTACAGCGACGACTCGGGCGATTCGCCGTTCTGGGATGCCGTGGGGCGCAACTTCTTCGACATGAACTACACCGAGGCCGAGCGCCTCTGTGGCCTGAAGAGTCGCACCTTCCTCGCCGAGCTGATGCCCAGCTACCCCATCTATGTGCCGCTGCTGCCCGACGCGGCCCAGGAGGCCATGGGTCAGGTGCATCCGCGCGCCCAGGTGACCTTCGACATCCTCATGCGCGAGGGCTTCGAGACCGACCACTACATCGACATCTTCGACGGCGGTCCGACCCTGCATGCGCGTACCTCGGGGATTCGTTCCATCGCCCAGAGCCGCATGGTGCCGGTGAAGGTCGGCGAGCCGGGCAAGGACGGTCGCACCTACCTGGTGAGCAATGGCCAGTTACAGGATTTCCGCGCCGTCGTCGCGGAGCTCGATTGGGTTCCGGGCAAGCCGGTCACCCTCAGTGTTGAAGCCGCCGAAGCCCTGGGCGTCGGCGAAGGCGCCAGCGTGCGCCTGGTCGCGGTTTAA
- the astA gene encoding arginine N-succinyltransferase: MIVRPVRSADLPALIDLARSTGAGLTTLPANEERLAHRVGWAEKAFRGDAERGDADYLFVLEDDAGQVVGISAVAGAVGLREPWYNYRVGLTVSASQELNIHRQIPTLFLANDLTGNSELCSLFLHAKHRTGLNGRLLSKARFLFIAEFRELFGDKVIAEMRGMSDANGRSPFWECLGRHFFKMEFSQADYLTGVGNKAFIAELMPKFPLYTCFLSEEARAVIGRVHPDTEPALAMLKGEGFHYQGYVDIFDAGPAIEAETAKIRAVRDSQTLVLAVGTPGDDATPFVIHNRKRADCRITAAPARLAAGTLVVDPLTAKRLQLAAGDLVRAVALSARG; the protein is encoded by the coding sequence ATGATCGTTCGTCCCGTACGCAGCGCCGATCTACCGGCCTTGATCGACCTGGCGCGCAGCACCGGCGCCGGCCTGACCACGCTGCCGGCCAACGAGGAGCGCCTGGCGCACCGCGTCGGCTGGGCGGAGAAAGCCTTCCGTGGCGACGCCGAGCGGGGCGACGCCGACTACCTGTTCGTGCTCGAAGACGATGCCGGTCAGGTGGTCGGTATCTCCGCGGTGGCCGGCGCCGTCGGCCTGCGTGAGCCCTGGTACAACTACCGGGTCGGCCTGACCGTCAGCGCCTCCCAGGAGCTGAACATTCACCGGCAGATTCCCACCCTGTTCCTGGCCAACGACCTGACCGGCAACTCCGAGCTGTGCTCGCTGTTCCTCCACGCCAAGCACCGCACCGGGCTGAACGGCCGCCTGCTGTCCAAGGCGCGTTTCCTGTTCATCGCCGAGTTCCGCGAGCTGTTCGGCGACAAGGTGATCGCCGAGATGCGCGGCATGTCCGATGCCAATGGCCGCTCGCCCTTCTGGGAGTGCCTCGGCCGGCACTTCTTCAAGATGGAGTTCTCCCAGGCGGACTACCTCACCGGTGTCGGCAACAAGGCCTTCATCGCCGAGCTGATGCCGAAGTTCCCGCTCTACACCTGCTTCCTCTCGGAGGAGGCGCGGGCGGTGATCGGTCGCGTCCATCCCGACACCGAGCCGGCGCTGGCCATGCTCAAGGGCGAGGGCTTCCACTACCAGGGCTATGTCGACATCTTCGACGCCGGCCCGGCCATCGAGGCGGAGACCGCGAAGATCCGTGCGGTGCGCGACAGCCAGACCCTGGTCCTGGCCGTCGGTACGCCGGGGGATGACGCCACGCCTTTTGTGATTCACAACCGCAAGCGCGCCGACTGCCGCATTACCGCCGCGCCGGCCCGCCTGGCCGCCGGTACCCTGGTGGTCGATCCGCTGACCGCCAAGCGCCTGCAGTTGGCCGCCGGCGATCTGGTGCGCGCTGTGGCCCTGTCGGCCCGCGGTTGA